Proteins encoded in a region of the Panthera uncia isolate 11264 chromosome B2 unlocalized genomic scaffold, Puncia_PCG_1.0 HiC_scaffold_24, whole genome shotgun sequence genome:
- the KIAA1586 gene encoding E3 SUMO-protein ligase KIAA1586 homolog isoform X1 gives MGDPGSEIIESVPPAGPEASESTTDENEDDIQFVSEGPSKPVLEYIDLVCGDDEEPSIYHSDILFPKMPKRQGDFLHFLNVKKVKTDTERNDNRNHCGLSKSEESNFKYVEKPVIEENPSCSSKEETDNLVLPDCWNEKQAFMFTEQYKWLEIKEGKLGCKDCSTVRHLGSKAEKHVHVSKEWIAYLVTPNGSNKTTRQASLRKKIREHDVSKAHGKIQDLLKESVNDSISNLVHKKKNKNIDATIKVFNTVYSLVKHNRPLSDIEGAVELQEKNGEVSCLNTRYSATRIAEHIAKEIKMKIFKNMIEEHAKICIIIDEVSTVSKKSTLVIYLQCTVQSAPAPVMLFVALKELVSATAEFIVNTLLNTLNDCGFTNEYLKANLIAFCSDGANTMLGKKSGVATKLLEYFPKIIIWNCLNYRLQLSLDDSISEIKQVNHFKLFLDKIYSIYHQSNKNQNKLLENVAEDLEIEIVKIGRVMGPRWTACSLQAATAVWHAYPVLYMHFSHSRSGLAKRLSNINFLQDLALMIDILEEFSLLSTALQSRSTNIHKAQKLIKRTIRALENLKISTGKHESQIEGLIKSDKFKDIPFNKNNEFNALPRSMLLENIIEHMHLRLLSDRNHDESIFNYFDLLEPSTWPYEEITSPWIAGEKKLFHLCEILKYEIDLNDFREFVHDNIKSNNVSIPIAIQKAKKIVNTIAINNAEAERGFNLMNIICTRVRNSLTIDHISDLMTINLLGKELADWDATPFVTSWSNCNHRLATDKRVRQKSAKAFCENQLAIWNLQ, from the exons ATGGGAGACCCGGGGTCGGAG ATAATAGAATCTGTCCCTCCAGCTGGGCCCGAAGCATCTGAGTCAACAACGgatgaaaatgaagatgacatTCAGTTTGTTAGT GAAGGACCATCAAAACCTGTTCTTGAATACATTGATCTGGTCTGTGGTGATGATGAAGAGCCTAGCATCTATCATAGTGAT attctgttCCCTAAAATGCCAAAACGACAGGGagattttttgcattttttaaatgtgaagaaggtgaaaacagacacagaaagaaatgataacaGAAATCATTGTGGACTGTCTAAGTCAGAGGAATCAAATTTCAAATATGTTGAAAAACCAGTCATTGAAGAAAATCCATCATGTTcatcaaaggaagaaacagataatCTGGTGCTTCCAGATTGTTGGAATGAAAAACAAGCATTCATGTTTACAGAACAGTACAAATGGCTTGAAATAAAAGAAGGTAAATTAGGATGTAAGGATTGTTCAACAGTTCGGCATTTGGGATCAAAAGCAGAAAAGCATGTCCATGTGTCCAAGGAATGGATTGCATATTTAGTAACCCCTAATGGCAGTAATAAAACTACTAGACAAGCTTCTCTGCGGAAAAAAATTAGGGAACACGATGTTTCTAAAGCCCATGGTAAAATTCAGGATCTCTTGAAGGAATCAGTTAATGACTCAATTTCTAATTTagtgcataaaaaaaaaaataaaaatattgatgctACCATAAAAGTTTTCAATACAGTTTATAGTTTAGTAAAACATAATAGACCTTTGTCTGATATTGAGGGGGCAGTAGAATtacaagagaaaaatggagaggtCAGCTGTTTAAATACACGATACAGTGCAACAAGAATAGCAGAACATattgcaaaagaaattaaaatgaagatatttaagAATATGATAGAAGAGCATGCCAAAATCTGCATCATAATTGATGAGGTATCTACAGTTTCAAAGAAAAGCACTCTAGTGATTTATCTCCAATGCACAGTTCAGTCGGCTCCCGCACCAGTTATGTTGTTCGTTGCTTTAAAAGAATTGGTCTCCGCCACAGCAGAGTTTATTGTCAATACGTTATTGAATACTTTAAATGATTGTGGGTTTACTAATGAATATTTGAAAGCAAATTTAATTGCATTTTGTTCTGATGGTGCTAATACAATGCTGGGAAAAAAGTCTGGAGTAGCTACAAAGTTGTtagaatattttcctaaaatcattatttggAACTGTTTAAATTATCGATTACAGTTGTCACTTGATGAttcaatatctgaaataaaacaagttaatcattttaaactatttcttgataaaatttattccatttatcACCAgtctaataaaaatcaaaacaagctTTTAGAAAATGTAGCTGAAGATCTTGAAATTGAAATTGTTAAAATTGGCCGGGTAATGGGACCAAGATGGACAGCATGTAGTTTACAAGCTGCTACTGCTGTATGGCATGCATATCCtgtattatatatgcatttttctcaTTCTCGTTCTGGTTTGGCAAAGAGATTATCTAACATTAATTTCTTACAAGACCTTGCTTTAATGATTGACATTCTTGAAGAATTTTCACTACTTTCAACTGCATTACAGTCAAGATCAACTAACATTCACAAAGCACAAAAATTGATCAAACGCACCATAAGAgctttggaaaatttaaaaatcagtactGGAAAGCATGAGTCTCAAATTGAGGGTTTGATTAAGTCAGATAAGTTTAAAGATATtccatttaataaaaacaatgaatttaaTGCTCTTCCAAGGAGTATGTTACTAGAAAATATAATTGAACACATGCATTTACGTCTTTTATCTGACAGAAACCATGAcgaaagtatttttaattattttgacttGCTAGAACCTTCTACATGGCCTTATGAAGAAATAACTTCACCATGGATAGctggtgaaaaaaaattatttcatctatgtgaaattttaaaatacgaAATTGATTTGAATGATTTTCGAGAATTTGTACATGATAATATAAAATCAAACAATGTTTCAATTCCTATAGCTATACAAAAAGCTAAAAAGATAGTTAACACTATTGCAATCAATAATGCTGAAGCTGAAAGAGGTTTcaatttaatgaatataatttgtaCAAGGGTGAGAAATAGCTTAACAATAGATCACATATCAGATTTAATGACAATAAATTTATTGGGGAAGGAGTTAGCAGATTGGGATGCAACTCCATTTGTAACGTCCTGGTCAAATTGTAACCATAGGTTGGCTACAGATAAAAGAGTTAGGCAAAAATCAGCAAAAGCCTTCTGTGAGAATCAGTTGGCTATATGGAACTTACAATAA
- the KIAA1586 gene encoding E3 SUMO-protein ligase KIAA1586 homolog isoform X2, which produces MPKRQGDFLHFLNVKKVKTDTERNDNRNHCGLSKSEESNFKYVEKPVIEENPSCSSKEETDNLVLPDCWNEKQAFMFTEQYKWLEIKEGKLGCKDCSTVRHLGSKAEKHVHVSKEWIAYLVTPNGSNKTTRQASLRKKIREHDVSKAHGKIQDLLKESVNDSISNLVHKKKNKNIDATIKVFNTVYSLVKHNRPLSDIEGAVELQEKNGEVSCLNTRYSATRIAEHIAKEIKMKIFKNMIEEHAKICIIIDEVSTVSKKSTLVIYLQCTVQSAPAPVMLFVALKELVSATAEFIVNTLLNTLNDCGFTNEYLKANLIAFCSDGANTMLGKKSGVATKLLEYFPKIIIWNCLNYRLQLSLDDSISEIKQVNHFKLFLDKIYSIYHQSNKNQNKLLENVAEDLEIEIVKIGRVMGPRWTACSLQAATAVWHAYPVLYMHFSHSRSGLAKRLSNINFLQDLALMIDILEEFSLLSTALQSRSTNIHKAQKLIKRTIRALENLKISTGKHESQIEGLIKSDKFKDIPFNKNNEFNALPRSMLLENIIEHMHLRLLSDRNHDESIFNYFDLLEPSTWPYEEITSPWIAGEKKLFHLCEILKYEIDLNDFREFVHDNIKSNNVSIPIAIQKAKKIVNTIAINNAEAERGFNLMNIICTRVRNSLTIDHISDLMTINLLGKELADWDATPFVTSWSNCNHRLATDKRVRQKSAKAFCENQLAIWNLQ; this is translated from the coding sequence ATGCCAAAACGACAGGGagattttttgcattttttaaatgtgaagaaggtgaaaacagacacagaaagaaatgataacaGAAATCATTGTGGACTGTCTAAGTCAGAGGAATCAAATTTCAAATATGTTGAAAAACCAGTCATTGAAGAAAATCCATCATGTTcatcaaaggaagaaacagataatCTGGTGCTTCCAGATTGTTGGAATGAAAAACAAGCATTCATGTTTACAGAACAGTACAAATGGCTTGAAATAAAAGAAGGTAAATTAGGATGTAAGGATTGTTCAACAGTTCGGCATTTGGGATCAAAAGCAGAAAAGCATGTCCATGTGTCCAAGGAATGGATTGCATATTTAGTAACCCCTAATGGCAGTAATAAAACTACTAGACAAGCTTCTCTGCGGAAAAAAATTAGGGAACACGATGTTTCTAAAGCCCATGGTAAAATTCAGGATCTCTTGAAGGAATCAGTTAATGACTCAATTTCTAATTTagtgcataaaaaaaaaaataaaaatattgatgctACCATAAAAGTTTTCAATACAGTTTATAGTTTAGTAAAACATAATAGACCTTTGTCTGATATTGAGGGGGCAGTAGAATtacaagagaaaaatggagaggtCAGCTGTTTAAATACACGATACAGTGCAACAAGAATAGCAGAACATattgcaaaagaaattaaaatgaagatatttaagAATATGATAGAAGAGCATGCCAAAATCTGCATCATAATTGATGAGGTATCTACAGTTTCAAAGAAAAGCACTCTAGTGATTTATCTCCAATGCACAGTTCAGTCGGCTCCCGCACCAGTTATGTTGTTCGTTGCTTTAAAAGAATTGGTCTCCGCCACAGCAGAGTTTATTGTCAATACGTTATTGAATACTTTAAATGATTGTGGGTTTACTAATGAATATTTGAAAGCAAATTTAATTGCATTTTGTTCTGATGGTGCTAATACAATGCTGGGAAAAAAGTCTGGAGTAGCTACAAAGTTGTtagaatattttcctaaaatcattatttggAACTGTTTAAATTATCGATTACAGTTGTCACTTGATGAttcaatatctgaaataaaacaagttaatcattttaaactatttcttgataaaatttattccatttatcACCAgtctaataaaaatcaaaacaagctTTTAGAAAATGTAGCTGAAGATCTTGAAATTGAAATTGTTAAAATTGGCCGGGTAATGGGACCAAGATGGACAGCATGTAGTTTACAAGCTGCTACTGCTGTATGGCATGCATATCCtgtattatatatgcatttttctcaTTCTCGTTCTGGTTTGGCAAAGAGATTATCTAACATTAATTTCTTACAAGACCTTGCTTTAATGATTGACATTCTTGAAGAATTTTCACTACTTTCAACTGCATTACAGTCAAGATCAACTAACATTCACAAAGCACAAAAATTGATCAAACGCACCATAAGAgctttggaaaatttaaaaatcagtactGGAAAGCATGAGTCTCAAATTGAGGGTTTGATTAAGTCAGATAAGTTTAAAGATATtccatttaataaaaacaatgaatttaaTGCTCTTCCAAGGAGTATGTTACTAGAAAATATAATTGAACACATGCATTTACGTCTTTTATCTGACAGAAACCATGAcgaaagtatttttaattattttgacttGCTAGAACCTTCTACATGGCCTTATGAAGAAATAACTTCACCATGGATAGctggtgaaaaaaaattatttcatctatgtgaaattttaaaatacgaAATTGATTTGAATGATTTTCGAGAATTTGTACATGATAATATAAAATCAAACAATGTTTCAATTCCTATAGCTATACAAAAAGCTAAAAAGATAGTTAACACTATTGCAATCAATAATGCTGAAGCTGAAAGAGGTTTcaatttaatgaatataatttgtaCAAGGGTGAGAAATAGCTTAACAATAGATCACATATCAGATTTAATGACAATAAATTTATTGGGGAAGGAGTTAGCAGATTGGGATGCAACTCCATTTGTAACGTCCTGGTCAAATTGTAACCATAGGTTGGCTACAGATAAAAGAGTTAGGCAAAAATCAGCAAAAGCCTTCTGTGAGAATCAGTTGGCTATATGGAACTTACAATAA